The Catharus ustulatus isolate bCatUst1 chromosome 9, bCatUst1.pri.v2, whole genome shotgun sequence genomic interval GATGGTGCTGTCTCTACCCTCCTGGGTGTCCTCATGCTGGCTGGCTCTGAGTTTGATTTCATCATGAGGTGAGCACTGAAGAAGAAACCAGCCACTTGCTACCCTACAAGAGCTTTGGCAGTGGGGGCTGGTATGTGGCAATCCACTGTTCTGGCACCGGGGATGTGGGGCAGCTGGTGAGGACATCTTGCTGGGGACTGCCATTCCATCTTGCCTGGAGGCTGGGGAGACATGGCAGGGCCAGAGGGTGTGGCATGGGAAGCCATGTTTGGGATGGGACAGGTTCATGATTGCTGTGCCTGCTTACTCCATGTGCCTATGGCTCCCTCAGGTATTTCTTTGCGGTGCTGACCAtcctgacactgctggggctgctcaacgggctggtgctgctgcctgtcctgctctctgtcaTCGGGCCACCCCCTGAGGTACAAGACCACTCTATCCCACTTTTCTCTCATCCTCCCCAACCCTGTACCTACATCTCTCCATCCCCCATCGCCCCTCTACCTGCCCACCTTTCACCCTCTATCCATCTTTGCCTTGCCCAGTCCCCACCTCAGTCCATCCCTTGCCCTGTACCATCcctcttttatttcattctttctctgACCCATATTGTACTTGCCCCATACCTACCTGATGTAGTTCCTGCTTCATTCCACACTCAACTTCACCCATCCCTCCCTGATCCATTTGATCCCATCCCTGTTTCACTTGGTATGCCCCACATCCCCATCCTTGCATCAACCCATGCTCCCTGCTTCTCCATACTCCTCTGTCCCTAGCCCATCTGACCTTGTCTTCTCTCCCCAGGCATCCCTGGTGGAAAATGGCCCCTGCCTACCCCCACCAGATTCAGTACCCCCATGTCTGGGCCCTGGGGGACTGTACGTCCGGTGCACTCCAGCCTGGCCTGCCACTTTCCCTGAGCCCTCTGACACGGAGCACTACACGGAGAGTGTGGGGCCAGGCAGCCCACGGGGACCCTTCATTGtgccccctgccccagcacacatcCTACTGGAGGCTGGCAAGGACCCCAGCTTCCCCCGCATAACTGTGAGTGTCTCTGCCCATTGTGGCATTGCCAACTgccctgcatccccagggagAGGGTCATGGATGGAGCTAGGGGATGGGGGCTGGTGGTGTTGCCGGAGGGATGCTCAATATGACTGGAAACCCTCATGCTTCATGTTCCCCCTCCAGGTGCTGAAGCCCTACAAGGACAGCCTGGAGGTTCAGGGGAAGAAAGAAGCTTCTGgccctcagcctgcagctcccctgccctTTGGGGAGCCGGGCACCACACTGCCCCGAGAGCACCCACAGCCTGGCCTACCGGGTACCCAGCCAGCTCCCCATGCAGCCCTGCCCACCTACAGCACCCACCTGCAGGGTCCTGCCGGCAGCTACACCACCGTGACAGCCACCGCGTCAGTGACAGTGGCCCTGCACCCCACACTGCCTGGTTCCTACCCCAGCTTCAGCCCTGAGGGTTTCACCAGCAGCGAGCGGGACTGCCTGGAtgagcccagcaccagcagcactgctgtgcccaaCACCTTCGAGATGCAGAACATGGGACACCACGGGGCAGATGCCCGGCGCTAGGTGAGCTTGGGGACACCCTACTCAGGGCTGGTGCATGGCAGCATGGGGGTGTGAGGTGAGTGTGGAGGGACCCAACTGACTCCCGGAATCTCTCTCCCTACAGATTGCTGGTTCCTGGGCAGAGCATCTCCCTAGCACCCAGTGGGCACAGGAGGGTGCAGAGCGGGGTCACCCGTGTCATGCTGCTAATCGCCGGAGCGGTCTTGGCCAAGGAGGACCGGCccccctgcaccctgcaccGGGGCTTGGTAGGGCAGGCTGGCACTTCTATGCAAGCTGTGTGCAGGCCACGCCGTGCCCACGTGTCCCTCACCTGAGGCTGTACCGTTGGTGCCGTGTCCCATCACCCAGGGCTTGGGGTTATCCTGCCCTGGGCTTCTTGTCCCCCAGAAATGGAAGCACTAACTCCCCCCTCtgtttctggagctgctggcaagGTGGACTCAGTGCCATGCCAGCTCCCCCTCTGTGGGGTCACTGCCTGCTCCCCATCACCTCCTCCTGGGACCACCCATCCCAGGCCTGGGGTACCCCAGCTGGGTGCCCTGATGCCCCCTGTCCTGATAAgggggcagccccagagccagctATGCCCTGGTGTGACATGGGCAAGGCCTAGGGTGGGCACCCCCACCTTTATTTATTGCAAAGGGAAACTATCTATAGagagatatatatttttaagcttattttaaaagatttatttctcaGCCTACAGCCTCACCTGGCTGCCCAGGGTGCAGGCAAGGAGTGGGCAGACCCTTTGCCCAGTGCAGGGCTGCCcactggaggcagcaggagcccgGGGGCACAGACCTGGTTCATGCCTCCACTCCATGGGCAGCTCACCCCTTCCAACATGCTagtctgtgcctcagtttccccagtgGCAAGGATGGGAAGGCTGGAGATCATGGATGTGccacagcagagaaagggagCCTTTTGCTCCCCAGTGCACAGGCGGGGTTTTGGAAGGGGGAGATCCTTGGAGTGGTCCTTGCTGTGCCAAGCCCCTgagctgtcccacagccccctgTGTCACACTTTTACTCTTCCCAGGAGATGGCACAGGCTTGAGCACGCACAGGACGGTGCACGCTGATGTGGGCTCCCATGGTGCCACGAGGCACACCTTGCTGGGAAACCTATTTTTTACCGTGTCCCCGTGCAacggggctgtccctgcagccaacccctgtccccatccccgtccccatcccgGGCACCGTCCTCGCCGTTACCCAGCACTTTAACTCCAGCGGTGTTTGCCGTGCCTGCGGCCCCAGGGCCCCCCGCCCCCTGACACTGCCGCTGGGCaggggtggccttggggacCCTGTCCCCGTGCCAGGCGTGGGCACGGCGGGcagccccccccctccccccaacaCGCCATCTAAGTTATTTATATATCAAAGAGAGCAAaggtttatttttgtagtttgtaCAGGCGGTAGTGGGGACcgaaggtttatttttaaagagtaaatatatatattatatataaattacCTGCTGTGTCCGGCCCTTTCTCCTGGTGAACACAGCTGGAAGGGGGGTGTGCATGCTTGAGAGAGATccagctgtgtgcacacatgcTATGGGGGGTGCAAGGGGAGCTGCACACAGTGTGTGTGGCACATGGAGGGCTGACAGCCTGTCCTGTGTGTGGcctgctggcagggcttggcAGGTGGGAGCCTGTTGGTGCAGCGGTGCGTGCAGAGATGCCCACATGTTCCCTCCTACCTGCACCCCCACAAGCCCCAGGGTCCCTGTGCCTCTGCCTGGGCAGGTGCTGGCGcgctctcctgctgcagcacagccctgctgccggGGGAGGGCAGCACGGCCCTGGCAAAGGGGGAGCTCATCTtgggtccctgcagggatctCTGCAACCCCACCAGCCCTGGGTCactgcctgggcagcctgcagTGTCCTTGCACCCATCGCATAGCTCAGCTCTACCCTACCCTCAGCCCCTGGATCACTTTTGGGGTGACCCAGGCATCCTGCCCTTGCCTAGATGCTGTGACATGGGACAAAGCACCTTACCGATGCTCTTGGTCACAGCAGCAtcagtgcccagccccacaccctGCCCTACTGCCAAgtccctggctgggctggacaAAACTCTGCCCAACCCCTACTTGGTGTGTGGCTCGAGGTGACGGTGATGGTCGCGGGGCCGCGTGCCCTGGCGGGGACGACACAAGCGGGAGGGGACCCCACTGTCCCTCCTCAGAGCGTGGGCACGCCAAGCTGCTGCAATGTTTTccacctgcagggatgaggGGAGGAATGGGGGCATCAGCACTGCTACACGGTAGTTCTCCTCAGCAcgtcctgcagcacccagccctggaggtCAGTCAAGAGACACAAAGAACAGCAGCTCACCGGGATGAGGAGATCCTGCTGGTTGTAGCTCTCCAGTGTCACCAGTTCACTGGGTGCCAGCAAGGGCAGACGCAGCTCCCTCACAGGCAGGGCAGCCACCTCTGGCACTGGACGCTCCAGAACAGCCTGTCAGACATCAGGATATGAGGGATGAGGCTGGTGATGTCCTGGGCaccaggggaggcaggggcctGGCAGGGTGacacagctcctgtgtgcatcacagccctgagctgagggaTAGGGTCCTATattcccagcctgggctggggagggcccAGGCACCCCTAGGTGGTCCTTGCTGCATGACACTCACCGAGCTGACATGTGCCCACTCTCGCACAGCCTGCACCAGGTCCAGCTCATCCACGGCCAGGCGGTCACTGCGCAGCACCCGTGCCAGCACCACGTCAGAGAGCTCACGGAAGCCCTGTGTCCGCACCACTGCCTGCCAGCACACCACAACACCGGGGTGCTGGAACCAGGACCCCACACAACCACGCCCCATCCATCAGACACATCCTggtgccatccctgcctggcactcCAGCATCCCCCAACCCAAACGCCAatctcctggcactgcagtaCCCTCCAGCCTGCCTCTGCCAGTCACCCAGCCTTTTCTCTCCAAATACCAtttgctcctctcccagcctccaGGCATCCTGTCCTTAGAGGCCCTGTTCCCTTGCCCCCCTGCAATGCCACGTGCCCCCTGTACCCTGGGGTACCCCACACCATGCTCCCCCATCACCTGCCACCGTACCGCGGTGCAGCCCTCGATGAagtccaggcagtgctgctggaggtcCACCTGCCCGTAGGTCACTGCAGCCTGTGAGACAACACAGACACCTGCAAGGAGgtccagggcaggagggactTCCCACCAAAGCCCTACAGAAACACGGGCACTCTcagggacacaggtgagacagacATCCCTCTGGATTGGGTGAGTGTGGGGAGGAAGGGGCACCAAGGTCCCCTCCCTTTCTGGCCTGCCCAACAGCAAATGTTTTGTTGGCTCTAATGCCTGGTGATCACCCAGACCCACCCTTAGCAGGACATGTGATTTTCCACCTCTGCTCAGGCACATCATAGAGCCCACAGTGGGGGAGAGGCCCTGGTGCTGTTCTCACAAGGTCACACTGCAGGCACATGAAACCACCAGTCCTCAGTGCTCCTTGTGTAGGCACAGGATCAACTTAAAGCCCCCCACAAGCACCCCATACgtggtgccagccccagcctgacCCATAACTGCCATTCtccacagcaggaatttggggttgcTCTTATTTTCTCCCAGCTCTACTGAGCAATGCTTGTCTcagggcaggcactgcccaTCTGGTTACCAGGAGGGCACGACCCCAGCTCCCTACAGCAGCCCCTGTGTGGGGGGTACTcgggcccagcacaggcagcgTGAACATCACCTCCCCTTTCACCACAGCAGGGGACCAGTGCTGACGTAAGTGGGGAGGGCAAACGAGCTGTTTTCTTcaagtttgttttgttctggggttttggggtttcttgttttgtttcctctggGCCAGTTTTAGCTCTGTTTATGTCACAGTGGCCTGGCATCACATTTGGCTGGGGCTCTGTGTTCTGGGGCAGGCACCTCACCCCAAGATTGTTTCAGCTCATGGGAGATGAAACAAATCCCCCTTCTCTGAGGAGCAGCCTTGGTCCCACCAAGTAGCATGGCTAGGGCCATTAGGACCTTCCCAAGGCTATTTTTAGGTCCCTCAGCTGTTAGCAGGGGTCTTGGAACTAGCTCCCCAAACCGCAGTGCCTCCCAGCTTCATGCAGATGATAACAAAGCCCTGGCACTGTGGAGTTCtgaccagctctgctcagggcagtgTGAAGACACTTCTCCGCCAGGCTCTGGTGGCCTCACTGTCCCTTTCACTGCACCTGGTACAAGCCCAGTGGTCTGGGAGTtggcagggcagctgctgggccAGGGGTGAGGAGGAAATCCTGTCCCACTGtccagcagaaaacagaagggTCAAGTCTGCTCCTGCCCCAAAACTGTACATGTTATTTTTAACCCTTTGTGATCCTTACCTGCAGGGCCTCGCAGACCTGCTCCACACTCAGCGTGTCCTTGATGAATTTGACACAGAGCTGGAAGGCAGACAGGAAAGGGGTGGGCAGAGGGAGGATCATATCCTGCCATCCCCTTCCCACAACTCCACAACTCTTAGcatcccctgagcccccagtACATGGAATATGGGGCAGAGGCACCTCCAGCCCCCCAGGATTTCATAAGCAATGGCCTATAGGATGAGGTCTTGCAATGTGGATGTGGGCAACCAGCTCGGCCACTGATGGAGCCAGGGACCAAGATTGATGTGACAAACCTAGCTAATCTGATAGCCCCAGGTGGGTCCCCTAATCCTGTCTACAGATGCCATCCATGTTCTGCCATAGGGCACAATCCTGGTGCCATCTGCAGAGCACTCGGTGACCTCAGCtttgccccagccctgcctgccagctgtgctctggctgtgacTGCTGGGGGAccagcatctccagctgcaTCCCATACATGGATGAAGCAGGGGAGATGCATCCAGACAGCATGTTTATCAGTGAGTAGGACCGCTCTCCTGCCTATCTCAACTGCCTACCAGATCCAAGGGGATGTGACATGCAGGGAGGAGCTGTCAGCTGGGGCAGAAGGGCCCTGAGTCATTGGCAGGAGGGATATGAGGTCATATCCCTCATGCCCTGCAGCTGGACACACTGACATGGTTTCACTAGCTGTCCTTGGTCAGCCCCTTTCTCTCCCACCCCTCCTCTACGCAGGTCATCCTCCTCAGGATGCATTTTCTGGGTGGTGAAGTGTGACTCGTGATAGGAACACCAGGTCCCCCTTTTCTGCTACACCCCTTatgtcccttccctgcccagacAGCTGTTtgacagctctgtgccacaTCTGGGCTTTGGCTGAGCTTCTTCCCACTGATTCCACCCCGGCAGGCAGTAGCCCGCGATTCCTCAGCTCCTGAGGTACTTTCTCAGCgtgatggggagggaggggaagtcTGGGTGCGAGATGTCGGGTCATGCGTTCAGCCAGGCTGTAATTCAGGAATCAGGCTGATGACGTGGCCTGGCTGCCCTCCCCAACTGAAGCTGAACTGCTTCAGCTCCCTGGCCCCTCCTCGTTCAGCTCCCACCCTTCCTCtttgctcctgctgccttcccaaaaCCTTTCCACCCGAAGCAGCATTGCCTTGGCAGCACCACAGTTGGGGTGCAGACTGCTCCCAAGGGTAGGGCTCTCTTTAACTGCATCATCCTGTCAGATGACCAGACAGCACATGTGGGTGAAGGCACAGGGGCTTTCCTTCTGACCTTTGCTGTGCAGGAGTTGTGAAACTCCATGTCCTTCCCCTTGATTTCTAGGGATTCCCCTGTGGGATTCCCGGCCGCTGCTGCTCTCTCTCGAGGGGGATCCCACTGGAGAGACCTTCCAGGATTGAAAACAGGGCCAAGCCTGTGTGATGCACCACAGTGCTTTCCTCAGAGGCACCTCCAGCTACCAGCCATGCAGGGACCACACTGGGGTGCTCCCATCCTGGAAACGTGCAGGgaccagtgctcccagcctAAGCAGTGCCATACCTTGCACAAGTCCTGCAAGCCGTACTCCACCGATGAGGTCAGCACCTCCAGTGCCTGCAGGCAAGAGGGACCTTGTGATCATCAGCGTGTGGGGCCATGGATGGGCACAACAGCCCAGGGTAAAGGGCAGGTATGCTCCTGCCTCTGTGAGAGCTCCTGAGTGGGGCATGGGAGATAAGGCTGCTGCATGGAGAAAAATTTAGGTCTCCTGCTGTGGTGCCTCCATTCTCACCATCCAGGGTGTGCACAGCCAGAGGTCCCAAGGGTGGGACAAGGTGCTCTGGACACCCCACTGTCCTGGGCTGAGACCCCACACACTGTTAGCCAGCCAGAGAGCATCACACAGACCCTCTCCTCCAACTCTGCACACCAAGAGTTGCAAAGCAACTTCCCCTGCATCCCCTTCTTGTCCCTCCCATGCCCATGGTCCCCACCAACCCCATCCCCACTCACTATGTGGCTGTTGAGGGTGACACTGTTGGTGTAGAGGAACTCAATGACGGCCAGGAAAACCTCAGGCTGCACGTTGCCCAGGATGAAAGGGCCCTGGGGTGTGATGCTGGAGGAGTCCTGGCTGCCCACTGGTGCCTGGCTGAGCATCCCACGGAATGCCTGACAGCGGCACGCCAGCACACAGCGGTGTGCAAAcaccttctgctgctcctggcccacCACGAACATCACATCGCTGTGGGGGAGAGGGGACCATGAGGAACATGGTGCCTGGAAAGCAAGGGCACAGCCttctctgggctgggacaggacacacaggaaGGGACCTGCTGAGTGCCTGGCACAGCGGGGCAGTAtcctttgattttaaaaacctgtttgtCCCTACAGGGGAACAGAGGGGACCTTATTGGTGGCTCTTTCCAGCCACTTGAATGCTGCAGGCGAGGTGAGTACAACAGGTCCTCTGGAAAGCACGCAGAGCCCTGGGTGCTGGCACagagagcccaggctgctggcacCGAGCAGGGCAGAAAAAGGCCAAGGACAGCTGGAGAAAGTGACTTTCTCTTTTGGCATAACAGAGTCAAGGAAAGCGTTGCTGTCACTGGGATCAGCCTCCTTGACTCATGGGAACTGACTCATCGTCTCAGGGATTGaagcctctggcacagctgccagcagggctggcactggcccAACAGGACAGTGTGTAGCATACACTAGAGCACAGGAACCATCCTGTTGCCCTgatcccctccccaaaatgtttccccagctccatggcTCCAAGAAAGGGGGGAAAGATCAGGGGAAAGGAAGTCGGCAAAGGACACGGAGTCTCCAGCCTGTGCGAACCTGTAGCTATGGCCCATCTAGCCCCCTTGTCCcttcctccatcccagcaggcCAATGAGCAGAAGACATGCCTGCCAAACTCTGCCTGCCATGAGGACATGCACAAATCCATGGCCTGACCCTCAGAGTGTCCCACAGGGAGGTGTATGTGCCCACCAGAAGGAGGACACCTAGGTCATTTCAAGTGTCTATCAGGA includes:
- the BTBD19 gene encoding BTB/POZ domain-containing protein 19 isoform X1 → MTQSAGLLPAACPGWPASRPPPAPLPPSSGLLLPASSSPPAILRPAPARLRLLPPPRSLRQLMAGPCSARLQGDVAAFTAALRTLVNNPQFSDVMFVVGQEQQKVFAHRCVLACRCQAFRGMLSQAPVGSQDSSSITPQGPFILGNVQPEVFLAVIEFLYTNSVTLNSHIALEVLTSSVEYGLQDLCKLCVKFIKDTLSVEQVCEALQAAVTYGQVDLQQHCLDFIEGCTAAVVRTQGFRELSDVVLARVLRSDRLAVDELDLVQAVREWAHVSSAVLERPVPEVAALPVRELRLPLLAPSELVTLESYNQQDLLIPVENIAAAWRAHALRRDSGVPSRLCRPRQGTRPRDHHRHLEPHTK
- the BTBD19 gene encoding BTB/POZ domain-containing protein 19 isoform X2; translation: MTQSAGLLPAACPGWPASRPPPAPLPPSSGLLLPASSSPPAILRPAPARLRLLPPPRSLRQLMAGPCSARLQGDVAAFTAALRTLVNNPQFSDVMFVVGQEQQKVFAHRCVLACRCQAFRGMLSQAPVGSQDSSSITPQGPFILGNVQPEVFLAVIEFLYTNSVTLNSHILCVKFIKDTLSVEQVCEALQAAVTYGQVDLQQHCLDFIEGCTAAVVRTQGFRELSDVVLARVLRSDRLAVDELDLVQAVREWAHVSSAVLERPVPEVAALPVRELRLPLLAPSELVTLESYNQQDLLIPVENIAAAWRAHALRRDSGVPSRLCRPRQGTRPRDHHRHLEPHTK